The following nucleotide sequence is from Silurus meridionalis isolate SWU-2019-XX chromosome 5, ASM1480568v1, whole genome shotgun sequence.
CAGTAAACATACATAAAACCAGATGCTACCTCATCATAGCTATTTATCTACACAAAGCCCTCATCATGGAATGAAGATGGTGCAGCATGGTTTATATGCTGTGCATATGCTGGGACTGAAGGCAGTAAATTTACTGCacatttattccatttaaaaATTCCAAGATGTTTTTGGCGTTCGATTCAAGCATTTTCAGTCTTCACTGACAGCATAGTTTAGTTTATATTTGAAGTTCATGGTGAACCCTCTATTGAATGCTTAATGGGATGTGTTTGCATTGACTTGTCCATTTGGGGAATAGTTTTGTCACACAAATTCCACTTCTTAGTGCACTCTGCGTTTCCCAATGAGCCGCACACTGctttcattttatgtttttgcttACAAACATGTGCTCATGTTTTAGTTATAGTTCTGTCTCCAACGCTGTCCTGTCATTTATTTGTTGCCTTACTGTGTTCCTCTGTTCTGTATTAAATCTTTCTTCTATTTATACCTGGTTCTGTCTGATATTTTCCATAAAACCTTATttgtctaattttttttttctaatttgagTTCAGTATTCTGTGTTTagtcattttgaatttattgttgcttgtttgctttttaaTAGCATTCACTAGTGATATCCCTGCCATCTTGTCTCTTGACCCCTTCACAGTATTCTGACTATTCTGCTTttgttgtaataaagttcaCAATGATTTGACACACTTGCTTCCAGCATCCCCTTTCTGCTTTTTCCAGGTCCTTTACCAATTTACAGCaatacaatttgttttattaattattttattaactttcAAGAAGAAAGAGTACCATGTAGGCAAACTGGACCCTAAAATTGGATCTTTAAAATACTCACTTCTCGGTCTGAAAGGTCTCCTTGCAGCAAGCTCACTTTCTCTTTAAGCTCTTTTAGCTCTCTCTTACTGCTGTCCAACTCCTCTGCCTTCTCCCGCTCCTCCCGATCTCGCTGCTCCTTCAGCCGCTCGATGATTCGTTCctgtaataatgaataaatgggTTTAGATTTGGAGTAACACTTTGCGTGACCTGCTTAGCATTAAACGTTTATGTTGCAGAAATCTtttatgaaaaattattttaatttcctaTGTATCAACTATACATGATTCTTTGGTTGCAACTCAGCCAGTCACCTTCTCAGCCAGAGAGTCCTCTAGGGTGCTGAGAACTGTATCTGTATTCGAAGTATCAGTCTGCAGAgatttcactctttctctcaagCTGCTCATCTGTTTCTCTTTATCCCTCAGCTGCTCCTGCAGGTTCTCAATCTTGAAAATCAtcataaaatacttttatttacatatgaatGAAAACAGCTTAGTCATTGCAGGAATAACATTAAAATGTCAATTCCAACCTTTTTCTGTAACACATTGATTTTTCGTTCTTTGACTTCCAGCATGTCTTTAAGATCATGTATCTCGCCATTTAGTGTGCTCTTCTCCTCAGACATGTCTTGGATCTGCTTGCTCTTTTTGTTCAGCAGCGTTTCCTTCTCCTCAAGACGCAACCTCAGGGCATCCACCTAAGAGATTATGTTAATCAGTCCAAAGTAAATCTTAAGGATAAATCGTTGGGTTGGTTGTTTCCTACCTCTGTCTGTAAAATAGCAGCTCGCTGTTCTTTGGCAGTCAGGGACTCTTTGAGCACCTCAATATGCTGTTTGCTATCAGAGAACTGATTGGTAAGCGTCTCAAGTTTGGTCTGCAGGCCAAGGAGCTGGGTGTCCTTCCTAGAGAGGTCCTGCTTCACCTGGTCCATCTGATTCATAGAAGATCATTCAGTCGAAGTTACAAATAACAATATGTTTAAGACAAGATAATAAAGGAATAGAGGAAATGACAATATTTTTCCATTATTTGACATGTATTTTAAAAGATGCTGTTAGTAATGATGTAAGATTTAAAACAAACTCTATTTATAGACAAAAACCTTGACATTGCCAAGGAGCTTATGTACTCTGGTGAACCCCATATTAATAAAAGGTTAATGGTGAACAAAATTGAGAAAAGACATCAGCCCAAAAGCAATGCTAAAAGCCTTCCTTGGCAAGTACAAAAGTATACCCTGCAGGATTGGGATTACTGTTTCCCACCATGGAACAAAGTTTGTGAGTGGTGTCCTAGTAGTTCATAAAATAGCAACATAGAGTAATCGCATGAACTCTTCACCAGTAGGGTCAGGTGCAATGCCAGTCATGCAGCAGACATGTGATGAACATTTTAGATGAACTAGaattgtatattaaaaaatggaaataacctaagattgtgtgtgagtttgcattacattcacacacagaaaaagCAGCATGGTAAATTCTAAATCAGGAGTGGACTCTCTCCTACGTCTAAATTCTCACTGGAAGCAGCCTTTAAAAAAGGTACGGGAATATTCACCAGGGCCAGACTGAGAGCCTCAGAGTTGGTAATTTTCTCAGTGGAGAAGAAGATTGCACAATTCCCAGAGAAAGAAACTCTAATtgatgtctgtctgtatgtgtaaGGGAAGGTGCCTCCCTGACAACATAGTGCTACTGGGGCACTTCAGTTGTTATAAGCTTTGAagaacattataatttatagtataaaTATGCTAGTATAAATATGCTAGTTTAATTAAAGAGGAAACGAAGCTTTTCAAGGATATACAACACAGCATGACTGTCACAATTGAGGAAAAATACCTTGTTCTTCATGAACTTAGTGTGGTTTCGGTAAACCTCCATCTGCTTCACCTCCTCTTGTCGCTCCTCGCAAGTGAGCATGTTACTAGAGCGTAGCATCATGACCTGGTCCTCCAGCTCCCTGAGCCCTCGCTCCAGAGAGCTGATCTGTGAGTCCTTTACATATGCAACACATGCATAAAAgactcacaaaaacacacatctgacaTCGGGAACATGAATACAATGTTCTGTACTGTGTCCACTGCATTTAAGAGATTTATATTTGCTAAACTGTGTACAATTAACCAAACAATTgtggaacaaaaaaacaaaaaaaacaaaaaaacaattcaggGTGTTTTGTCACGATCTCACCCACCCTGCTTCATCTCTTATTTGAAGAGCAGGGTAGGCATGGTTGTGAACAAAACAGAATACTTTAATAACTATTTGATTActtattttttccaaatataaaacaatgatCCATCATTAGCCTTGTTAAGGTCCAGTTCATTACTCACTAATACATGCTAATGAATTTTATTTGGTATCTATAAAGAATCTAATCggaaatgtatgtatttatgagAGTGAAGAATGTTAGGTTTGAATGAAAGAATTCAAAGGATTTAAGTAATTTTGCCCAAAGTGGACATATGCTCTACCTTCATCTCAATGACAGTTTGCAGAGCTTTGGTTTTTGTAGACTCTGGGGTCCCTTCAAGGCGCCGGTGCAGCTCCTGCAAATAAGAGGCACATGCCTGGCACTTTGTTCACACCATAGCCAGAAATAGAGCTTTCAGATGTGTCATCAAACCTTCAGGGGAAACTGCGCCTGAGCTATGAATTTGGCTTAACACTCTATAACTGTGCTAGAGTCTTGTGATTGGCACAGTACTATAAAAGCAAATAAGCTTCCCTGAAGATTTCCTGTTTCCTAAATGCACTTTAACCCCTTTAGATAAAAGGATGACCATAGTTttgtgagagaaaaaatattttttttgtacatttctcatttcctcttttaattagtttttcagtatttttaatgcaaaaattcTACATTGCATGAGCATAGGAACAAGCTAATATGAATTTCTGTGTTGCTCACTTCTCGCAAAGCCACCATCTCTTTATCCCGCTGCTCCAGCAGGTTCTCCAAGTGATGTGCATGCATCTCAGCGTCGGCTAGGCGGCACGTGAGCTCGTGGTCTTCCTCGCTGGACTTGCTTGATGGCCCTTTATTGTGCAACATCTCCAGGAGCTTCTTGACAGAGTCATCACGTGCAACCAGCGTCTGCCGCTGAGTCTCCAGCCGCAGCTCCATTTCCTGAATGGTGCGGCGGAGCAGGACAAGCTCACGAGCCTGCCTTTCTTGCTCCTCACCTGGCTCAAGAGTGAGCGGCTCCCCAGGCGGCTGGAGCAGCTGGTTAAGGTCACGTTGGATGCGCAGTTCAGCCTGAAGCGCCTGCACTGTGGTCTGCAGGTGCTGTCATGGATAAGACAGAAGGACAACGCtggtaaataaatcaatttgtaCTGTTCTCATTTCCCACTGGACACTCCTCCTTCCCTTACCAGACATATAATTAATATGtgaaagtagttattactttcTGTCAATAATCTTTTCAAGTCTTACACTCTCCCAAAGTATTATGTAGTTTTACATTCAAACACAGAACCATTACGATAAAAAATCATTCCTGTTACTTCTATCTTCTCTGAAATTttgggatatttgtatgtaaAAGATATACACGCCCATATTCGTGGACCTATCAATCAAAAGACAAATTACAgggatttataaaatgtataagtttacttgcaaatgaaaggaaataaatatatatggtaTAACAATTGCCCATATAGAATCAGCTAAAAGGTAATTGTAAGGAAAAAATGCTTGAGCTTGCCATAAATCACAGCTGCATatcttttactttttcaaataGATTGAATGCACTGAAAACCAGAGATTTATAACTCTCCAAACAGCAGACATTTACAGTGCATATTCACCTAGTCTCTTGAGATGGCCGCATACAAAATTGAACAATGGTTTATCTGGCGTAGACTTAATTCGCAAGATGGATGTGgcatatattctattatattgtattgtgtgtCTATTTCATCACATTTAAcatctgaacaaaaaaaaacaaaaagaagaattaAAGCTTGaacaaagaattaaaaaatagcTGATGAATTCAGTGTGGACGCCGGGCAAGCGTTATTGTGGTGGGCAGATGCagggtgtgtatggtgtggttTAGTGAGGCAGAGAAGAGGGAGGATAGAGCCCCCATGTGGGCCATCTGAAAACCATGGATTATTTACCATACATAATGGAGAACAGTTCATTTTAAGGCAAGGATACTGagagcattacatttttaggaaaaacaatataaagaGAAACGATAATAAACCCTTCTTCCTGACTGTAACATGTGGGCAACAAAATCTTTACCTTTATTTATTCACCTGTCAGATTAGAGCATTATCAAGTGCAGCAACAGAAAAACAGTTATTGCACAATtacttaatcacacacactttcatttactgtatattgaaTGGTAAGGTTTAATTAAGCCATAATAAGCATGTCGCTAAATAGCACATAGTACTAACTAGGGTTCACATATAATGACTCTAAAAATATCTGTGTAATTTTAACTGAAACTGAGCAGCAAGACAATGCCTATCCCACCAAATTACACAGCCATCGTAAGCTTTCTGCATGACGCCCATATGTATGTGGATGTGACAAGACAGCCATGTTGCTGCAAATCCCAGTTTAAGACTCACTAAAACGAGAGGGCTCAGTGCACAGTGGCAGAGAGAAAAGAGCATAGAGCACAATATTACTGAGGAGGACCAAAAGACTTCAAACAGTCATCTTCAATTATCACCCAAattaggatgggttccccttttaagtcaAGTTCCTATAGACTAAAGCTATAAATAAACTATCTATCACTTAGTGGGACAGTAGGACATTAAATTAGCACCATGTAGTGTGGGAAGCAGGAGTATATGGGCATGTCAGGACCAGTCCAGACCCTTATTCTCATTACACAAGGGAGgaaagttgtttgttttttgggagGTTGGGGAATAAATTCTCTCACTTTCACTCTatggacatttttttctgttcttagTATAATGTCAAACAATGAATATGAGGTTTCAAACAATAAGACATTCATATAAACAGTTGTCTGGAAAAATTGGCAATACGTACAGCTTAAATTTCTAATAACAAAGCTCTTACAAAATAAAGTATCAGTGTCAAGTATAAACATGCCACGTAGAGATATTAAGGAAGGTGTGAAAAGGAAAACATTTGCATCAACATTTCTGTACATTTGAaacatgtatatgtgtatatacttgtatactatagtatgtctagtcttctattcttttatatattagcattttttttttcttgctgctgtaacaaagaaatttccccactgtgggacaaataaagaaatcttatcttatcttattttttaattaagcatcaTTTCGGAAATAAGGAAAGGAACATTTGGGACAACTGacctaaaaatatatacaattatttattatattgtagtaataattttatttatcaatgttTGCCATGTTCTTAAGAATCATCTTATAGAATTGAGACTGATGGATGTGACTCAGGATGTGTCACACAATTATGTGACTGGATGTGTGACACATTTTCATTTAGGAATTTGTTCTGTGTTATCATgttatatttaaacacacaggCTAGGACAAGCAATGTCAataattttatagatttttgcaTGTAACAGTTAACTTGATCATTTAGCAATATCTCTGTTtcaggtttatatttatttgttaatgtaatcatttgttattaaaaagaGTGAATGTTTAAGCTTTAAAAATAATCATGCTTAAAATCATCTTTAGTtctgtaaacagcagaattGAGTATGttttgcaaacaaaaaaatggctGAAACTTGTCACCatctttcaattatttattgctGCTAAGCACTTTTGGACTTTTAGCCTAAATTGTTTATAATACTCTCAAGTGACCGAAGTCCTATAAGAATACAGTCCAAAGGTCAGTCAAAGCATTGGGTCAAATCCATGTACACCATTAGGAAATACCAAAGCTCTACAAAACAAAGATTGTCTAAAGTGTAAAATATCACCAACGTAAGAGTTTTCAGCAACATTCACCAGCTGGCTTGTTGCTAAGCTACCCATGTTTTTGgctgttgttgttattatactGTTATTTTAgtctaaaacataaataatagcCACTCAGGCCTGCAGTTAAAGTAGCTTTTATGAgctttttatgttcttttacaGTGCAAACAAGCACACTTTCATTAAGGCAtccatgatttattttttatttttttcactttgcaCTTCGAACGCCTTTATCTGAAAGATGCAACTTACAATTTGCAAATTACCACTTACAAGGCACCACGAATGCAGCATGATCTCTTACATATCATCTCACAGATCAGTTTTCAATGATtagactaataataatacatttaatattaactaAGAGTTATACTAAAACCGCTGAATTGCATTGTGGAACTTTGAATCCAATGTTTGCTGGTTCCACTATTTCCACATTGTATTTCttgttagttaaaaaaaaaaagcttttctttttttttatgagatgaGAAGTGAAATCTGACTGTTATTCCTTTATGCTTGGGCCAAATTTTTTCCCTAGAATTCACAGAAGTACTTATCACTAAACAGAAATCAGAAAAATGTCAATATTGGGGTGGCAAATGTGTACATTATTATACCTTTTACAAGCAATATAGTAAATTAAAATCAGTAATTAACCAGTTATTACTGCATTATCTTTACACCAATATGGCGGTTTTATTAATGTCTACtttgagaaaataaaagcagcagccATACTGTAAATTGTGTGACTGGGATGACACCTTATAAGTTCCTTTCTCATTGCATATCTGCTTACCACTGTTTTCTGGCTATCAAACTTGAATTTCTTCTAAATGCACCTCCATACATCCTTACATTGCCAATGCTAGAACTACAAACAGGAatgaattgaagaaaaaaaaggtggcTCTGTTATCTGTGTGTGGGATTTTGCTGGCATGTTTTCTCACATTTCTTTCTCATGTGCCCTTTACGGTTACGCTGCAAATTCTTGTGACTGATCACCTATATGTTATGATGAACATTTCTATCCTGATAGCAATAGTCTATTCAAAGATAACTCCACACCGTCCACGAAGCACGAGGGCTCACTGAATGGTttaattagcaaaaaaacaatgtcAATCATATGCTATGGAATTCACAGCCATCAGATCTCAACCCAATTGAACAGCAATCAGAGCATTAAGACATATAGAGAGAACTCCCCATTCATATTATCAAAATACCAACTGAGAGAAATTCTTTTGAAATAACATTGACAATTGTCAATCATTTTCATGGCTGgatttttcttattaaatagtttatatagacattttattaGTCTGGTTTTAAACAACAATTAAACAACACAGcatatgagaaaataaaaattagtgTCTTGATATAACCTAATGCAAAGGGGGCCCTTTTAACATAATGTCAAGAAGTATGCCAAAGGTATGCAATTAAATTATTTAGGGACATCAACCTTAATTGCATCAATTATCATTATAGTATCAAAATAGGTCCCAGAAacccaccctcacacacacaccacatacacacacacacacacacacacacacacacacacacacacacgcctcacCTGAGTCTCATCTTGAATGGCACGATATTGCTCCTTCCACACGGCTATCTTGGAGGCCTCATCCTTGCGGAGTGCCCTTTCTTTTTTAAGTTCAGGGCTCCAGAAGGTCTTGATGGAGCTCATGGATGAGCTGAGTTTGCTCTCTTTCACTTCCACCTCCTTCCTCATGAGCTCATTCTCCCTCAACACCTCCTTCAGCTGCGCTTGCAACTCCATAATGGTGTTGTCCCTGGCCTGGCGCAACGAATGTGGCACTGTGGAAGCTGTATGGAGCTCTCCTCCAAAGCTCATGGAGTCTGTGGACACAGTAGGTACCATGGCCATATCAGGCGTGCTCCCAGTGACTGTTCCACGTACACCATATGGGATGCTCCCACCAAATCGTCCGGTTGCCATGCCACTTTTCGGGATGTCGGAGGAGGTGGCAAGAGCAACCTCGTTGTCACTCATGTACATTGGACCAGACGTGGCATAAGCAGCATTCAGTGACTGGATGTTCTCCATGGAAAGAGTTTTCCCCCCAGGGCCACCAGGCCCACCACCACTGCCCCCCATGCTGTTAGTGCGGCGGTGTCCCATTCGGGGTGAGCGTGGCAGCCGTGGAGATCGGCCTGAGTTACCCTGGCTGTTCCGATTCCCACTGTGGTTGCCATCCATTTTGCTCACAGAGCGAGAGCTGCCGTACATCCTGACAGACAGACTACAACCAGTAGACAAAGTGAAGATAGGACAAATATGTACCACACCCAAGCTGTTAACAAAGAATCATTCTTCTTTCATGTAAAGACGTACTCTTGCGTTCTTCTTTGTACAAGAACAGCAGATTTCTTTTCCTTCGTCTGGGAGAGGACTGTCTGTTCGAAGCTAATGTGGAACACCTACTGTGCcctgcagaaataaaaaaggtacAGCCTGGATATGAAAAATGCCATGCCAAAGTATCACTGCCATGTGGGTCACTGGGTTGAAAAGCCCACACCTTTGTTCGAGCTGAATGTAGACAGATGGGCatttaaacccttttttttttaaatagataattTTAAGGCCTAAGCTATGGCACTGATGTTTAAATACACACTTACTAGCAATAATATCACAATTACAATTTGCTAAATGTTTCAGCTCATCACGAagatttttaattcttttttttttttttgcaacattttAGGTAACCCCTCTCGAAATACATCTAGATTACCCACCACCAGGTGACGGCTATGCAATGAAGAAAAGGTGGGGTTGCGCCGTATTCGTGCTCCAAGTATTCACATTTAAAGCGTGCAATAAATCACAAATTTTACAATGTCACGTTCAGATTCAGATTTCTCTGCTGTCCGTCCAAACAGCCATGCAAATCGCCAGTTCCTTTTCGGATGCCATCATGCTtcttatatatagaatatatctAGGCGTGAGCTAAAAAACTCGGATAGAGCCGAAGACGCGCGAGATGCGCAAACACGAGCGCGCGCTCTAACCTACACATTTTCCTAATTCCTTGAAgggctttttatttaatagtgcACATTGTCCCAGCTCTCTACTATCACCTTTGTTTAATTATTCAGCTACAAGCATCCTCCCCATGCCCTTCTCCAGCCATCTACCATTGTACTAGTTTGATTGCTTATAAAAGGTTATTCacg
It contains:
- the erc1a gene encoding ELKS/Rab6-interacting/CAST family member 1a isoform X3, which codes for MYGSSRSVSKMDGNHSGNRNSQGNSGRSPRLPRSPRMGHRRTNSMGGSGGGPGGPGGKTLSMENIQSLNAAYATSGPMYMSDNEVALATSSDIPKSGMATGRFGGSIPYGVRGTVTGSTPDMAMVPTVSTDSMSFGGELHTASTVPHSLRQARDNTIMELQAQLKEVLRENELMRKEVEVKESKLSSSMSSIKTFWSPELKKERALRKDEASKIAVWKEQYRAIQDETQHLQTTVQALQAELRIQRDLNQLLQPPGEPLTLEPGEEQERQARELVLLRRTIQEMELRLETQRQTLVARDDSVKKLLEMLHNKGPSSKSSEEDHELTCRLADAEMHAHHLENLLEQRDKEMVALREELHRRLEGTPESTKTKALQTVIEMKDSQISSLERGLRELEDQVMMLRSSNMLTCEERQEEVKQMEVYRNHTKFMKNKMDQVKQDLSRKDTQLLGLQTKLETLTNQFSDSKQHIEVLKESLTAKEQRAAILQTEVDALRLRLEEKETLLNKKSKQIQDMSEEKSTLNGEIHDLKDMLEVKERKINVLQKKIENLQEQLRDKEKQMSSLRERVKSLQTDTSNTDTVLSTLEDSLAEKERIIERLKEQRDREEREKAEELDSSKRELKELKEKVSLLQGDLSDRENSLLDLKEHASSLASSGLKKDSKLKTLEIALEQRREECSKLENQLKKAQNAAVEAQANSELSKRIASLEADVVRHREESGKAQAEVDRLLEILRQMENEKNDKDRKINELESVASRQMKEQGKKLPGKHREPAGKGRSANDGPQQETLRQKAERIEELEEALRESVQMTAEREMVLAQEEAARTHQEKQMEELLGAMEKVKQELESMKAKMSSTQQSLAEKEAHLTTLRAERRRHLEEVLEMKQEALLAAISEKDANIALLELSSSKKKKTHEEVAQLRREKDRLVQQLKQQNRMKLMADNYDDGHLKTPPDQTNHKAPKSPDQIKAGRRAAVTRSSTTRHITTPYSQRGATP
- the erc1a gene encoding ELKS/Rab6-interacting/CAST family member 1a isoform X1, whose product is MYGSSRSVSKMDGNHSGNRNSQGNSGRSPRLPRSPRMGHRRTNSMGGSGGGPGGPGGKTLSMENIQSLNAAYATSGPMYMSDNEVALATSSDIPKSGMATGRFGGSIPYGVRGTVTGSTPDMAMVPTVSTDSMSFGGELHTASTVPHSLRQARDNTIMELQAQLKEVLRENELMRKEVEVKESKLSSSMSSIKTFWSPELKKERALRKDEASKIAVWKEQYRAIQDETQHLQTTVQALQAELRIQRDLNQLLQPPGEPLTLEPGEEQERQARELVLLRRTIQEMELRLETQRQTLVARDDSVKKLLEMLHNKGPSSKSSEEDHELTCRLADAEMHAHHLENLLEQRDKEMVALREELHRRLEGTPESTKTKALQTVIEMKDSQISSLERGLRELEDQVMMLRSSNMLTCEERQEEVKQMEVYRNHTKFMKNKMDQVKQDLSRKDTQLLGLQTKLETLTNQFSDSKQHIEVLKESLTAKEQRAAILQTEVDALRLRLEEKETLLNKKSKQIQDMSEEKSTLNGEIHDLKDMLEVKERKINVLQKKIENLQEQLRDKEKQMSSLRERVKSLQTDTSNTDTVLSTLEDSLAEKERIIERLKEQRDREEREKAEELDSSKRELKELKEKVSLLQGDLSDRENSLLDLKEHASSLASSGLKKDSKLKTLEIALEQRREECSKLENQLKKAQNAAVEAQANSELSKRIASLEADVVRHREESGKAQAEVDRLLEILRQMENEKNDKDRKINELESVASRQMKEQGKKLPGKHREPAGKGRSANDGPQQETLRQKAERIEELEEALRESVQMTAEREMVLAQEEAARTHQEKQMEELLGAMEKVKQELESMKAKMSSTQQSLAEKEAHLTTLRAERRRHLEEVLEMKQEALLAAISEKDANIALLELSSSKKKKTHEEVAQLRREKDRLVQQLKQQTQNRMKLMADNYDDGHLKTPPDQTNHKAPKSPDQIKAGRRAAVTRSSTTRHITTPYSQRGATP
- the erc1a gene encoding ELKS/Rab6-interacting/CAST family member 1a isoform X4 — translated: MYGSSRSVSKMDGNHSGNRNSQGNSGRSPRLPRSPRMGHRRTNSMGGSGGGPGGPGGKTLSMENIQSLNAAYATSGPMYMSDNEVALATSSDIPKSGMATGRFGGSIPYGVRGTVTGSTPDMAMVPTVSTDSMSFGGELHTASTVPHSLRQARDNTIMELQAQLKEVLRENELMRKEVEVKESKLSSSMSSIKTFWSPELKKERALRKDEASKIAVWKEQYRAIQDETQHLQTTVQALQAELRIQRDLNQLLQPPGEPLTLEPGEEQERQARELVLLRRTIQEMELRLETQRQTLVARDDSVKKLLEMLHNKGPSSKSSEEDHELTCRLADAEMHAHHLENLLEQRDKEMVALREELHRRLEGTPESTKTKALQTVIEMKDSQISSLERGLRELEDQVMMLRSSNMLTCEERQEEVKQMEVYRNHTKFMKNKMDQVKQDLSRKDTQLLGLQTKLETLTNQFSDSKQHIEVLKESLTAKEQRAAILQTEVDALRLRLEEKETLLNKKSKQIQDMSEEKSTLNGEIHDLKDMLEVKERKINVLQKKIENLQEQLRDKEKQMSSLRERVKSLQTDTSNTDTVLSTLEDSLAEKERIIERLKEQRDREEREKAEELDSSKRELKELKEKVSLLQGDLSDRENSLLDLKEHASSLASSGLKKDSKLKTLEIALEQRREECSKLENQLKKAQNAAVEAQANSELSKRIASLEADVVRHREESGKAQAEVDRLLEILRQMENEKNDKDRKINELESVASRQMKEQGKKLPGKHREPAGKGRSANDGPQQETLRQKAERIEELEEALRESVQMTAEREMVLAQEEAARTHQEKQMEELLGAMEKVKQELESMKAKMSSTQQSLAEKEAHLTTLRAERRRHLEEVLEMKQEALLAAISEKDANIALLELSSSKKKKTHEEVAQLRREKDRLVQQLKQQTQNRMKLMADNYDDGHLKTPPDQTNHKAPKSPDQDDEEGIWA
- the erc1a gene encoding ELKS/Rab6-interacting/CAST family member 1a isoform X5 — its product is MYGSSRSVSKMDGNHSGNRNSQGNSGRSPRLPRSPRMGHRRTNSMGGSGGGPGGPGGKTLSMENIQSLNAAYATSGPMYMSDNEVALATSSDIPKSGMATGRFGGSIPYGVRGTVTGSTPDMAMVPTVSTDSMSFGGELHTASTVPHSLRQARDNTIMELQAQLKEVLRENELMRKEVEVKESKLSSSMSSIKTFWSPELKKERALRKDEASKIAVWKEQYRAIQDETQHLQTTVQALQAELRIQRDLNQLLQPPGEPLTLEPGEEQERQARELVLLRRTIQEMELRLETQRQTLVARDDSVKKLLEMLHNKGPSSKSSEEDHELTCRLADAEMHAHHLENLLEQRDKEMVALREELHRRLEGTPESTKTKALQTVIEMKDSQISSLERGLRELEDQVMMLRSSNMLTCEERQEEVKQMEVYRNHTKFMKNKMDQVKQDLSRKDTQLLGLQTKLETLTNQFSDSKQHIEVLKESLTAKEQRAAILQTEVDALRLRLEEKETLLNKKSKQIQDMSEEKSTLNGEIHDLKDMLEVKERKINVLQKKIENLQEQLRDKEKQMSSLRERVKSLQTDTSNTDTVLSTLEDSLAEKERIIERLKEQRDREEREKAEELDSSKRELKELKEKVSLLQGDLSDRENSLLDLKEHASSLASSGLKKDSKLKTLEIALEQRREECSKLENQLKKAQNAAVEAQANSELSKRIASLEADVVRHREESGKAQAEVDRLLEILRQMENEKNDKDRKINELESVASRQMKEQGKKLPGKHREPAGKGRSANDGPQQETLRQKAERIEELEEALRESVQMTAEREMVLAQEEAARTHQEKQMEELLGAMEKVKQELESMKAKMSSTQQSLAEKEAHLTTLRAERRRHLEEVLEMKQEALLAAISEKDANIALLELSSSKKKKTHEEVAQLRREKDRLVQQLKQQNRMKLMADNYDDGHLKTPPDQTNHKAPKSPDQDDEEGIWA